A genomic window from Luteolibacter sp. LG18 includes:
- a CDS encoding RNA polymerase sigma factor — MRAHLDALYRAESGRILATLIRLLRDFDLAEDAMHDAFAAALRHWPESGIPDNPRAWLVSTGRFKAIDALRRRARFDASQDKIADELTPPASTAHETDDTLEDDRLRLVFTCCHPSLNPEARVALTLREVCGLTTEEIARAFLTSAPTLAQRIVRAKAKIRDLQLPYEVPSAEELPDRLATVLQVIHLVFNEGYAASSGTSLTRADLTSEAIRLARLVIELLPEPEAMGLLALMLLQESRRTARTSASGELILLQDQDRSQWDRNLIAEGVALVERALRSKRFGPYTLQAAIAAVHAEAPAAAETDWPQIVALYTLLARTEPSPVIELNRAVAVAMRDGPAAGLALIDAILARGELTDYHLAHSVRADLCRRLDRTTEARSSYERALSLTRLEPERRFLENRLRELDEKK; from the coding sequence ATCCGGGCTCATCTCGATGCCCTCTATCGCGCGGAGTCCGGGCGCATTCTGGCGACGTTGATCCGGTTGCTGCGGGACTTCGATCTGGCGGAGGACGCGATGCACGATGCCTTCGCCGCCGCGCTGAGGCATTGGCCGGAATCCGGCATCCCGGACAATCCCCGGGCGTGGCTGGTTTCCACCGGTCGCTTCAAGGCCATCGATGCCCTGCGCCGCCGGGCCCGCTTCGATGCCTCGCAGGACAAGATCGCCGACGAACTCACGCCACCCGCCTCCACCGCGCACGAAACCGACGATACCCTCGAAGACGACCGTCTGCGATTGGTCTTCACCTGTTGTCATCCCTCGCTGAATCCCGAGGCCCGTGTGGCGCTGACCCTGCGCGAGGTCTGCGGCCTCACCACCGAGGAAATCGCGCGGGCGTTTCTCACCTCCGCGCCCACCCTGGCCCAGCGGATCGTGCGGGCGAAAGCGAAGATCCGTGACCTCCAGCTTCCCTATGAGGTGCCGTCCGCGGAGGAGCTGCCCGACCGCCTCGCGACGGTGCTCCAGGTGATCCACCTCGTGTTCAACGAAGGCTATGCCGCGTCCTCCGGCACCTCGCTCACCCGGGCGGATCTCACGTCCGAGGCGATCCGGCTGGCACGGCTCGTCATCGAGCTTCTGCCAGAACCGGAGGCCATGGGGCTGCTCGCGCTGATGCTGCTGCAGGAGTCGCGACGCACGGCGAGAACCTCAGCAAGCGGTGAACTGATCCTGTTGCAGGATCAGGATCGTTCGCAGTGGGACCGGAACCTGATCGCCGAGGGGGTGGCACTGGTGGAGCGCGCGCTGCGGTCGAAACGGTTCGGCCCCTACACGCTCCAAGCGGCCATCGCCGCGGTGCATGCGGAAGCCCCCGCGGCCGCGGAGACCGATTGGCCGCAGATCGTCGCCCTCTACACCCTGCTGGCCCGGACCGAGCCCTCCCCCGTCATCGAGCTGAACCGCGCCGTGGCGGTGGCGATGCGGGATGGTCCCGCGGCCGGCCTCGCGTTGATCGATGCCATCCTCGCGCGCGGCGAGCTGACCGACTACCATCTCGCCCACTCCGTCCGGGCCGATCTCTGCCGGCGGCTGGACCGGACGACTGAAGCCCGGAGTTCCTACGAGCGCGCCCTGTCCCTCACCCGACTGGAGCCCGAGCGGCGGTTCCTCGAAAATCGCCTGCGGGAACTCGACGAAAAAAAGTGA
- a CDS encoding alpha/beta hydrolase, with protein sequence MRWIILVACLPLASCVTHEGRVGAPVPAVKTAYTVRRDITYTPKGWTEALQGDLYRPVLGEPAPAVLLLHYGGWTGPDHRQRMAPIARRLAERGYVVFNVTYRKAPKWIHPAQVEDLHQALGWMRRHAKENGIDATRLATYGYSAGGHLAALMGLMKHPHDEHLQAIVSGGNPADLTMSEGGGLVADFLGGRKSQMPKRYVEASPVYHVTPDSPPVFIYHGAADWFVPTEHARRFAAALEKNHVPHELYWLEGRDHFTAFLIPGRVHEEAIDFLDRVLRKKR encoded by the coding sequence TTGCGGTGGATCATTCTCGTCGCGTGCCTGCCCCTGGCGTCGTGCGTGACGCATGAGGGTCGGGTGGGAGCTCCGGTGCCGGCGGTGAAGACGGCTTACACGGTGCGGCGGGACATCACCTACACGCCGAAAGGATGGACGGAGGCGTTGCAGGGGGATTTGTATCGTCCGGTGTTGGGGGAACCGGCTCCGGCGGTGCTGCTGCTCCATTACGGTGGTTGGACGGGGCCGGACCACCGGCAGCGGATGGCACCGATCGCGCGGCGGCTCGCGGAGCGGGGGTATGTGGTGTTCAACGTGACCTACCGGAAGGCCCCGAAGTGGATCCATCCGGCGCAGGTGGAGGATCTCCACCAGGCGCTGGGTTGGATGCGGCGGCATGCGAAGGAGAACGGCATCGATGCCACGCGTCTCGCCACCTATGGCTATTCGGCGGGCGGACATCTGGCGGCGCTGATGGGCCTGATGAAGCATCCCCACGACGAGCACCTGCAGGCGATCGTTTCCGGGGGCAATCCGGCCGATCTGACGATGTCCGAGGGCGGGGGATTGGTGGCGGATTTCCTGGGCGGGAGGAAATCGCAGATGCCGAAACGCTATGTCGAGGCCTCGCCGGTGTATCACGTGACGCCGGACAGCCCGCCGGTGTTCATCTATCACGGCGCGGCGGATTGGTTCGTGCCCACCGAGCATGCCAGGCGGTTCGCCGCGGCGCTGGAGAAGAACCATGTGCCGCACGAGCTCTATTGGCTGGAGGGCCGAGATCACTTCACGGCCTTCCTGATCCCGGGCCGGGTGCACGAGGAGGCGATCGATTTCCTCGACCGGGTGCTGAGGAAGAAGCGGTGA